A window from Dissulfurirhabdus thermomarina encodes these proteins:
- a CDS encoding HEAT repeat domain-containing protein: MGSSFGSDHLVLMAEAAGLLAFVLSGALLVQILVLHWRRGIRARRRRIVEDRWRPVLLKALYGIPDRPPPLAAGEARPVLRLWTRMHASVRGAARDRLVRLAREVGAPDRARALFRSRRLRDRLLATTALGRMRSLDDWDEVARLLGHRHAILALTAARALIHMDAERAVEILVPLLVERDDWYPFRGLALLRAAGPGVVSRPLAGALESASWRGRLRLLRYLEAADPSVAAGAARPIARTTRNPAVLAACLRLLKTPEDLDLVRRHLEHPAWEVRVRAAVALGRLGTEADVPRLEALLSDREWWVRYRAAQALAAMPFVDRARLEAIRRRHPDPFARDILGQVAAEGAA; this comes from the coding sequence TTGGGCTCCTCGTTCGGTTCTGACCACCTCGTCCTCATGGCGGAGGCGGCCGGCCTCCTGGCCTTCGTCCTCTCCGGGGCCCTCCTCGTCCAGATCCTCGTCCTGCACTGGCGCCGGGGCATCCGGGCGCGGCGCCGGCGGATCGTGGAGGACCGGTGGCGTCCCGTCCTGCTCAAGGCCCTCTACGGCATCCCGGACCGCCCGCCGCCCCTGGCCGCGGGCGAGGCCAGGCCGGTCCTGCGGCTCTGGACCCGGATGCACGCGTCCGTCCGGGGGGCTGCCCGGGACCGCCTCGTCCGCCTGGCCCGCGAGGTGGGCGCCCCGGACCGGGCCCGGGCCCTCTTCCGGAGCCGGCGCCTCCGGGACCGGCTGCTCGCCACCACCGCCCTCGGCCGCATGCGGTCGTTGGACGACTGGGACGAGGTGGCCCGGCTCCTCGGCCACCGCCACGCCATCCTCGCCCTCACGGCGGCCCGGGCCCTGATCCACATGGACGCCGAGCGCGCCGTGGAGATCCTGGTGCCGCTCCTGGTGGAGCGGGACGACTGGTATCCCTTCCGCGGCCTCGCCCTCCTCCGCGCGGCCGGCCCGGGGGTCGTCTCCCGCCCCCTGGCCGGGGCCCTGGAGTCGGCCTCCTGGCGGGGGCGGCTGCGGCTGCTCCGGTACCTCGAGGCCGCCGACCCGTCCGTGGCCGCCGGGGCGGCGCGCCCCATCGCCCGCACCACCCGGAACCCCGCGGTCCTCGCCGCCTGCCTCCGGCTCCTGAAGACACCGGAAGACCTCGACCTGGTCCGCCGCCACCTGGAGCACCCCGCCTGGGAGGTCCGGGTCCGGGCCGCGGTCGCCCTCGGCCGACTCGGGACCGAGGCGGACGTCCCCCGGCTCGAGGCCCTGCTCTCCGACCGGGAGTGGTGGGTCCGCTACCGGGCGGCCCAGGCCCTGGCGGCCATGCCCTTCGTGGACCGGGCGCGGCTCGAGGCGATCCGGCGCCGCCACCCGGATCCCTTCGCCCGGGACATCCTCGGCCAGGTCGCGGCGGAAGGAGCGGCATGA
- a CDS encoding glycosyltransferase family 2 protein, whose protein sequence is MNTADLLTALQGFFVAYFLCLNGSYIALNLVALFTLARHIQDRDYDLATQVAPEFAPPVSLLVPAHNEAATVAATVRSLLQLDYPAFEVVVINDGSTDATLQSLVEAFDLVPFPEAYRVRLATRPVRGLWRSTRHPNLRVVDKANGGKSDALNAGLNAARHPLVCTVDADSILDRKSLLQVARPFMEDPDTVACGGTIRVANGCAVQGGFLVKAGLPRNLLALFQVVEYLRAFLFGRLGWAPLNALLVISGAFGLFRKDTVIAAGGYRTDTVGEDMELVVRLHRWCRSRGRPYRIAYVPDPICWTEVPETAAVLFRQRVRWQRGLWESLVMNSGLFLNPRAGAVGLLAYPFFAVFEWLGPLVEVAGYVLVGLAWALGLLSHEAFLAFLAVAVGLGVLLSLAAIFMDVFAFRVYPRTRDTLILALAAVAENLGYRQLTAFWRLWGILAGMLRMRARWGSETRMASWNRAS, encoded by the coding sequence ATGAACACCGCGGATCTCCTCACCGCCCTCCAGGGGTTCTTCGTCGCCTACTTCCTCTGCCTGAACGGAAGCTACATCGCCTTGAACCTGGTGGCGCTCTTCACCCTCGCCCGCCACATCCAGGACCGGGACTACGACCTCGCCACCCAAGTGGCCCCGGAGTTCGCGCCGCCGGTGAGTCTCCTCGTCCCGGCCCACAACGAGGCCGCCACCGTGGCGGCCACGGTGCGATCCCTGCTCCAGCTGGACTACCCGGCCTTCGAGGTGGTGGTGATCAACGACGGGTCCACCGACGCCACCCTCCAGTCCCTCGTCGAGGCCTTCGACCTGGTCCCCTTCCCCGAGGCCTACCGCGTGCGCCTCGCCACCCGCCCCGTCCGGGGCCTCTGGCGGTCCACCCGCCACCCCAACCTCCGGGTGGTGGACAAGGCCAACGGGGGCAAGTCCGACGCCCTGAACGCGGGGCTCAACGCCGCCCGCCACCCCCTGGTCTGCACCGTGGACGCCGACTCCATCCTGGACCGCAAGAGCCTCCTCCAGGTGGCCCGTCCCTTCATGGAAGACCCGGACACCGTGGCCTGCGGGGGCACCATCCGGGTGGCCAACGGGTGCGCGGTGCAGGGCGGCTTCCTGGTGAAGGCCGGGCTCCCGCGGAACCTCCTGGCCCTCTTCCAGGTGGTGGAATACCTCCGGGCCTTCCTCTTCGGGCGGCTCGGCTGGGCCCCCCTGAACGCCTTGCTCGTCATCTCCGGCGCCTTCGGCCTCTTCCGGAAGGACACCGTGATCGCCGCCGGGGGCTACCGGACGGACACCGTGGGGGAGGACATGGAACTCGTGGTCCGCCTGCACCGGTGGTGCCGGAGCCGCGGCCGCCCCTACCGCATCGCCTACGTCCCGGATCCCATCTGCTGGACGGAGGTGCCGGAGACGGCGGCGGTCCTCTTCCGCCAGCGCGTCCGGTGGCAGCGCGGCCTCTGGGAGAGCCTCGTCATGAACTCCGGGCTCTTCCTCAACCCCCGGGCCGGCGCCGTGGGTCTCCTGGCCTATCCCTTCTTCGCGGTGTTCGAATGGCTGGGCCCCCTGGTGGAGGTGGCGGGCTACGTCCTCGTCGGCCTCGCCTGGGCCCTCGGCCTCCTCTCCCACGAGGCCTTCCTGGCCTTCCTGGCCGTGGCCGTGGGGCTCGGCGTCCTGCTCTCCCTCGCGGCCATCTTCATGGACGTGTTCGCCTTCCGAGTCTACCCCCGGACCCGCGACACCCTGATCCTGGCGCTCGCCGCCGTGGCGGAAAACCTCGGCTACCGGCAGCTGACGGCCTTCTGGCGGCTGTGGGGGATCCTCGCCGGCATGCTTCGGATGCGGGCCCGGTGGGGATCGGAGACGCGCATGGCCTCCTGGAACCGGGCGTCATGA
- a CDS encoding response regulator transcription factor, producing the protein MKPKALIVEDDEQFAFLVGYIFSREGYEIVHAPDSRAALEATARLAGPPAFVLLDLMLPYMDGFQLLSEIRRTPGWRRVPVVVLSARTAEADVVRALDLGADDYVLKPFRPEELLARVRRAVRSRRRQQEEPV; encoded by the coding sequence ATGAAACCGAAGGCCCTCATCGTCGAAGACGACGAACAGTTCGCCTTTCTCGTGGGATACATCTTCTCGCGGGAGGGCTACGAGATCGTCCATGCCCCGGACAGCCGGGCCGCCCTCGAGGCCACGGCCCGGCTGGCCGGGCCGCCCGCCTTCGTGCTCCTGGACCTCATGCTGCCCTACATGGACGGCTTCCAGCTCCTCTCCGAGATCCGCCGGACCCCCGGGTGGCGCCGGGTCCCCGTTGTGGTGCTCTCGGCCCGGACCGCCGAGGCCGACGTGGTCCGGGCCCTGGACCTCGGGGCCGACGACTACGTCCTCAAGCCCTTTCGGCCGGAGGAGCTCCTGGCCAGGGTGCGCCGGGCCGTGCGATCGCGGCGGCGGCAGCAAGAGGAACCGGTATGA
- a CDS encoding YaiO family outer membrane beta-barrel protein: protein MKAAGALLLAVLLAAAPALGAPPEAARRAAAAGDLAAARHALERWLAGHPDDDDSRFLLARVLAWQGHHGAALEQYDRLLRSEPANADFLLEKGRTLLWAGRPRAAADVLARARELAPDYAEVRRLEILALRRVDTPAAHRAADRLLAEARTRFPEEDWPPGPGDRPRWQLAAGARVSALDNGYDDWTEFGLRLDGLAAGDRFHGQIRQTRRYGRTDREVAVGGAFPIAPRLELVLDLRASPTHRVLCKWAAEGGLEARPGGGWVVSARVRRTEYDTSRDLRGAFTLERYAGAWHAAYTLTATRLAGGGTAVGQRARLDRSYGADGRSLVGLTWAVGEEVENIGPDNLLESHVWALILSGRHWVTARWGLWWSAGIHHQDDFYDRREAGLGLLVRF from the coding sequence ATGAAGGCCGCCGGGGCCCTCCTCCTGGCCGTCCTCCTGGCCGCGGCCCCCGCCCTCGGGGCCCCCCCGGAGGCGGCCCGGCGGGCGGCGGCCGCCGGGGATCTCGCCGCGGCCCGCCACGCCCTCGAGCGCTGGCTGGCCGGGCATCCCGACGACGACGACAGCCGTTTCCTCCTGGCCCGGGTCCTCGCCTGGCAGGGGCACCACGGGGCGGCCCTCGAGCAATACGATCGCCTCCTCCGGTCCGAGCCGGCGAACGCGGACTTTCTCCTGGAAAAGGGGCGGACCCTCCTCTGGGCCGGGCGGCCCCGGGCCGCCGCCGATGTCCTCGCCAGGGCCAGGGAGCTGGCCCCGGACTACGCCGAGGTCCGGCGCCTCGAGATCCTCGCCCTCCGCCGCGTGGACACGCCGGCGGCGCACCGGGCGGCCGATCGCCTCCTGGCCGAGGCCAGGACGCGCTTCCCGGAGGAGGACTGGCCGCCGGGGCCCGGCGACCGGCCCCGGTGGCAACTGGCGGCCGGGGCCCGGGTGAGCGCCCTGGACAACGGCTACGACGACTGGACCGAGTTCGGGCTCCGGCTCGACGGCCTCGCGGCCGGGGACCGATTCCACGGCCAGATCCGCCAGACCCGGCGCTACGGCCGGACCGACCGGGAAGTGGCCGTCGGGGGGGCCTTCCCCATCGCCCCCCGGCTGGAGCTCGTGCTGGATCTCCGGGCCAGCCCCACCCACCGGGTCCTGTGCAAGTGGGCCGCGGAGGGGGGACTGGAGGCGCGGCCGGGCGGCGGCTGGGTGGTCTCCGCCCGGGTACGGCGCACCGAGTACGACACCTCCCGCGACCTCCGCGGCGCCTTCACCCTCGAACGCTACGCCGGCGCCTGGCACGCCGCCTACACCCTCACCGCCACCCGGCTCGCGGGCGGCGGCACGGCCGTGGGTCAAAGGGCCCGGCTGGACCGGTCCTACGGCGCCGACGGGCGCAGCCTCGTGGGCCTGACCTGGGCGGTCGGGGAAGAGGTCGAGAACATCGGCCCGGACAACCTCCTCGAGTCCCACGTCTGGGCCCTCATCCTCTCCGGCCGGCACTGGGTGACGGCCCGGTGGGGCCTCTGGTGGTCGGCCGGCATCCACCACCAGGACGACTTCTACGACCGAAGGGAGGCGGGCCTTGGGCTCCTCGTTCGGTTCTGA
- a CDS encoding response regulator encodes MKHVLIVDDEESLLLTLQEGLQAYSDQFRVITARDGQEAVYTLSHKPVDLVVTDLKMPKMGGLRLLAYMSRNHPEVPVIVMTAYGTHEIERQIEELGYDRYLEKPLDFDVLTHRIFDALKSAEKKGHIKGITIDTFLQLVEMEKKTYTLKIEHKGRFGFMYFRDGEILDAETGGLTGEEAAYEIISWYEPAIKIFSGCRKKKKNIEVPLTHLLMEGFRIRDERGPDVDEGQAEMEVEVEMEAPEPDEPPEAAGDPRQARRAALAEGFESLLEELRTVKGYVASAILSFTGELLVGHTFDKHLDLGLIGATLNDVFRSTDDACGRIGFETCETAAYTTPGGVLLMCGSAPGAEVRFHLMAVLKPDGNQALMKIKLRNLLPVITNMLS; translated from the coding sequence ATGAAGCACGTCCTCATCGTCGACGACGAGGAATCCCTCCTCCTCACCCTCCAGGAAGGCCTCCAGGCCTACTCGGACCAGTTCCGGGTCATCACCGCCCGGGACGGCCAGGAGGCGGTCTACACCCTGAGCCACAAGCCGGTGGACCTCGTGGTGACGGACCTCAAGATGCCGAAGATGGGAGGGCTGCGGCTGCTGGCCTACATGAGCCGGAACCACCCCGAGGTACCCGTCATCGTCATGACCGCCTACGGCACCCACGAGATCGAGCGCCAGATCGAGGAACTCGGCTACGACCGCTACCTCGAAAAGCCCCTGGACTTCGACGTCCTCACCCACCGCATCTTCGACGCCCTCAAGAGCGCCGAGAAGAAGGGCCACATCAAGGGCATCACCATCGACACCTTCCTCCAGCTGGTGGAGATGGAGAAGAAGACCTACACCCTCAAGATCGAGCACAAGGGGCGCTTCGGTTTCATGTACTTCCGGGACGGCGAGATCCTCGACGCGGAGACCGGGGGGCTCACCGGGGAGGAGGCGGCCTACGAGATCATCTCGTGGTACGAACCCGCCATCAAGATCTTCAGCGGGTGCCGGAAGAAGAAGAAGAACATCGAAGTCCCCCTCACCCACCTCCTCATGGAGGGCTTCCGGATCCGCGACGAGCGGGGCCCCGACGTGGACGAGGGCCAGGCCGAGATGGAGGTGGAAGTGGAGATGGAGGCACCGGAGCCGGACGAGCCGCCGGAGGCGGCCGGCGATCCCCGGCAGGCCCGCCGGGCCGCGCTGGCGGAGGGCTTCGAGTCGCTCCTCGAGGAGCTGCGCACCGTGAAGGGGTACGTGGCCTCGGCCATCCTGAGCTTCACCGGGGAGCTCCTGGTGGGCCACACCTTCGACAAGCACCTGGACCTCGGCCTCATCGGCGCCACCCTGAACGACGTCTTCCGGTCCACCGACGACGCCTGCGGCCGGATCGGCTTCGAGACCTGCGAGACCGCGGCCTACACCACCCCGGGGGGCGTGCTCCTCATGTGCGGTTCCGCCCCCGGGGCCGAGGTCCGGTTCCACCTCATGGCCGTCCTGAAGCCCGACGGCAACCAGGCCCTCATGAAGATCAAGCTGCGGAATCTCCTGCCGGTCATCACCAACATGCTGTCCTGA
- a CDS encoding sensor histidine kinase: MAEDPGMALLSGGTRPAAPARDGPGDPCTGRCFYNEILENLDIGVLILDLGRRHLLFVNPSSALLFQDLEAPKDFEALCRLLLPGAEDLGQAAARLEGTPQSLRIGDRLLGYTIYRIAEETLCVFVRDITEKARLEAIAQAVNTMDNIGYIFSGIRHEIGNPINSIKMAMTVLRNNLATFSRGDIARYVHRVLGEITRLEYLLKSLKNFSAFERPKLAPVALGALMDDFLALVRDDFGQKGIEITWEAAEDLRVHTDPRALHQVLLNVLTNAADALEDRPRPRIRLSARRRDRFVEVTVEDNGRGIPEKELPNVFKPFYTTKAHGTGLGLVIAQKMLARMDSEIRIESTEDAGTRVTLTLPAAGEPDAPGRPAAEHHRSTS, translated from the coding sequence ATGGCGGAAGATCCAGGCATGGCCCTCCTCTCCGGCGGCACCCGGCCCGCCGCCCCGGCGCGGGACGGGCCGGGCGACCCGTGCACCGGCCGCTGCTTCTACAACGAGATCCTCGAGAACCTCGACATCGGGGTCCTCATCCTGGACCTCGGCCGGCGGCACCTCCTCTTCGTCAATCCCTCCTCCGCCCTCCTCTTCCAGGACCTCGAGGCCCCGAAGGACTTCGAGGCCCTCTGCCGCCTGCTCCTGCCCGGGGCGGAGGACCTCGGCCAGGCCGCGGCCCGCCTGGAGGGGACCCCCCAGAGCCTCCGGATCGGGGACCGGCTGCTGGGCTACACCATCTACCGGATCGCCGAGGAGACGCTCTGCGTCTTCGTCCGGGACATCACGGAAAAGGCCCGGCTCGAGGCCATCGCCCAGGCCGTGAACACCATGGACAACATCGGCTACATCTTCTCCGGCATCCGGCACGAGATCGGAAACCCCATAAATTCCATCAAGATGGCCATGACCGTCCTCCGGAACAACCTCGCCACCTTCTCCCGGGGCGACATCGCCCGGTACGTGCACCGGGTCCTCGGCGAGATCACCCGGCTGGAATACCTCCTCAAGTCGCTCAAGAACTTCAGCGCCTTCGAAAGGCCGAAGCTGGCGCCCGTGGCCCTCGGCGCCCTGATGGACGACTTCCTGGCCCTCGTCCGGGACGACTTCGGCCAGAAGGGCATCGAGATCACCTGGGAAGCGGCGGAGGACCTCCGCGTCCACACCGATCCACGGGCCCTCCACCAGGTGCTCCTCAACGTCCTCACCAACGCCGCCGACGCCCTGGAAGACCGGCCCCGGCCCCGCATCCGGCTCTCCGCCCGGCGGCGGGACCGGTTCGTCGAGGTGACCGTGGAGGACAACGGCCGGGGCATCCCCGAGAAGGAACTCCCCAACGTCTTCAAGCCCTTCTACACCACCAAGGCCCACGGCACCGGGCTCGGGCTCGTCATCGCCCAGAAGATGCTGGCCCGGATGGACAGCGAGATCCGCATCGAGAGCACCGAAGACGCGGGCACGCGGGTGACCCTCACGCTGCCGGCGGCCGGGGAGCCCGACGCCCCCGGGCGGCCGGCCGCCGAACACCACCGGAGCACGTCATGA